In Brachypodium distachyon strain Bd21 chromosome 5, Brachypodium_distachyon_v3.0, whole genome shotgun sequence, the genomic window GTTCGATCATGCGGATGGCGCTCCCTCCCTTCCCATGTTACAAAGACAGGGAAGCAAAATTAACAAGAGTTTACTTGGCAACTACGGGGGCAGCTAGCCATTGCACACGTAGCGCAAGGAACCAAGACCGCCATGGCCACCCCTCCTGCTGCAACCCTCTTCTTTTCTCCGGCGATGACGCCGGCCCCTCGGAAGCCattgctcctcctctccctctcactccccgtcctgctcctgctcttctccctcgtcttcctcctgtCGCACACCACCTtcagcctcctcctctgccccctCCTCCCGCAGTCGCCTTCGAGGTCAGCAAATGCCACGACCACCACTTCTCCTCCCAGTGCTGCTGCTACTAGCCTCGATGCCTCCATGGACAAGACCCTGCGAGCATTCCATTTATCCTCatcgccgccatcgcctcctcctctggtGGTCGTCAAGACGACGAACAGCAAGAAGGCGTccacgaagaagcggaacaaGAGCCTAGTGAAGCTCCTGCTGAGGCAGACGCCCCGGACGCGCCGGTTCGCGTCGCGCGCGGCCGAGCTCTTCGCTCCGCAGCCACCGGCGCGCCCGTGCGCGCGCCGGTTCTTCATGACGTGGCTCTCCCCGCTGGAGCAGTTTGGCAGCCGGGAGCCCCTCGTCCTGGAGACCCTCTTCCGGTGGCACCCGGACGCCTGCGTCCTCATCGCCTCGGACACCATGGACTCCCCCGACGGCGCCACCAAGCTCAGCCCGTTCGCCGACCGCGGCTTCCGCGTGGCCGCGCTCTCCCCTGACCTGGCGCACCTCCTGGCCGGCACCCCCGCCGAGCCCTGGCTCGCCTCGGTGCGCCGCGGGGAAGTCAGCCCCGGCAGCGTGCCCCTGGGCCAGAACCTCTCCAACCTCCTCCGCCTGGCTCTTCTCTACAAGTACGGCGGCGTGTACCTCGACGCCGACGTCGTCGTGCTCAGGCCTTTCATGGAGCTCGGCGCCCGGAACGCCATCGGCGCGCAGGCCGTGGACGCGGCCACGGGGGAGTGGACGCGGCTCAACAACGCCGTCATGGTGTTCGACCGCCCGGGCCACCCGCTGCTCCGCGAGTTCATCGCCGAGTTCGCCGCCACGTTCGACGGCAGCAAATGGGGCCACAACGGGCCGTACCTGGTGTCGAGGGTGGTGGCGAGGCTCCGGGGACGGATGATGCCGTGGCTCGGCGTCACGGTGCTGCCGCCCCGGGCGTTCTACCCCGTGGACTGGAACAGGATCGGCGGGCTCTTCGTTTCGCCCAAGGACAGGAAGGGCGAGAAGTGGGTGAAAGCCAAGGTGGATAGCATCAAAGGCAAGAGCTTTGGCATCCATCTGTGGAACAGGGAGAGCAGGGggatggaggtggaggaggggagcGTGATCGGAAGATTGATTGCGGACAGCTGCTTGTTCTGCAATTCCTCCATGCAAGGGTACCTCAAGGGGAAAAGTGTGTCCTGAATCAACATGATTTCATACTCCGGTGCTTGAGAAGTGCCTCGGCCGTTCAAGATGGGTGCATGTGCATCCAACGGTACCAGAGTACCAGAGTGCTCCTGGTACAGCTTCCCCATCCCGATCAAAGAAACGAAGGTACGATAACTTTTTGGCGCCTGGCCGGAAACACTCACCTTGGGACCCTGAATTGGGAGCCACCGTGAGAGGTTCCCTCCCTCTATTTTTCTGGTTTTTCTTCCTTGTTTTGCACCTTCGGGTGTTGTAATTAAACTCCTGCTATAATATGAAAAGCCAGCAATTGCTGgatctttgagaaaaaaagagaggctgTATCGTTGAAGTTCCTCGACCATTCAAGATGGCTTCGTTTGGTTCGGATTGAACCAATTCAATACGAACCAGGAGAACATGGAAACCACACCACTTGCTCTATATCACTAGCatattcctttttctttttgaaaaaatggTACACTTGTAATGAGTTATCATCAAATTATATAATGAATTCTTCATCAACTATATTCTTTTTGTCGGTGGAAGATACCACCAGATACAACATCATTCATGTGTCGTCCCTCCCAGGTCATATTTGGGATATCTTTACACTAAAAACATGAACAATTTCATCTATGTTACACCTATGCCCTCTAAAGTGGTGTCGAGCTCTCTAAACCGGCAGTGGTTAAAGGCAGGTTGATCATTTTCGAACCGGATGTTCAGAATCCTGTTGGTGACAGAAGCAAGATGCAGCCTGATCAACATTGGAACATGGAATCACATGAAGTTTCTTGTTACTGATTATGTCAGCCTAGAGAATCAGACTTCTTCCCATCCTGTATTAAGTGTTGTGTATCCTCAAGCTCTACCTCACCTCCTCTCGATTCTTTCCCAACTTCAAACATCATTTCAATCTGCTCCAGAGTTTTCCCTTTAGTTTCCGGCACACAGAAGTACACAAACGCAACAGAGACAGTtgagattgctgcgaagacgAAGAACATTCCTGCCACAGATATAGCACGGGCCATGGAGAGGAATGACATGGAAACCAAACCACTGCCAACTCTACCACCTACTTGACCAAGTGCTGATGCCTGAGCTCGTAATCTTATAGGAAATATCTCTGAAGACAAGACCCAACATATCGGTCCCATCCCGATTGAGAAGAATGCCACATTCCCACAGACTGCAAATATTGCTAGGTCAATCCCAACACTTGGAGAAATAAGCCCCACTGCATGCTTTGGCAACGTAAGTGCAATCCCCAAGACAAATAAGCAGACAGTCATGCCAATGGTGCTCACATAAAGAAGAGGCTTGCGCCCAACTTTGTCAATGAGGAAAATTGCAACCAATATGAAAATCGTCTTAGTAAACCCAACTGCAACTGTTGCAGCAAGAAGCTCCTGGTCAGACTTGATCCCAGCATCCCTGAAAATTGTTGGGCTGTAGTAGACAGTAGCATCAATTCCAGTGATCTGTTGGAACAACTGAATACCACAGCCAGCATATAGCATCCGACGAACAGCAGGAGAAGGGTTCAATAGCTCCCTCCACACTGCCTTGTCCTCTGATTTCACCGACTTCATAATATTTGCCGCTTCCTCAATCTCAGCCAGCCTTTCCTCAACCTCAGCTTCTGACGCACTTATCTGAAGCAACACTGCCCTCGCTTCTGGAACTCTCTTCTCCATCATCAGCCACCTAGGGGACTCAGGGATCACAAAAAGAGCGACGCCAATGAAGACAGATGGGAGGATCCCGACACCAAGCATAACCCTCCAACTGATGTGCTCAGAAAGGCCCGAGAAAGCATAATTGGAAACATAGCCGAGGAGGATCCCAAAATTGATGCAGATCTCAGGGAGGGACGTAAGAGTCCCACGTGCAGCCGCGGGGGAGATCTCAGCAATGTAGACAGCAGATATCATGGCGCCAAAGCCGATGCCCACCCCGGCAAGAAGCCTCCCTATCATGAGCACAGTGAATGAAGGGGCAAATGTCATGATGGCTGCACCGGCCTGGAAGATAATTGCACCAAGGCCCATTGTCCATTTCCTGCCAATTGCATCAGATGTTCTTCCTCCTGACAGACTTCCCAGGAGAGAAATCACACTCAGGCAACCTACTAGGATTTCTTGCTGGAACTCGGTAATGTGGAGATCTTTCTGGATGTAGATGATTGCACCACTCATGACACCAACATCTGCAGGTAGCCACATGAGTCTTGGGTTAACAAAAGAGTTAGACAACGGTCAATCTTATTTTCATACCTAAGAAATTCAATAGCATAGCAGCCATACAAACTAAATTGTCATGTTTATGCTGATTTCCACGTTCATGGCAAGCAGGGATCAGAACCTCACTTGTAAATCATCTACTACATAACTGTAAGTTACATAACATCGAGATAAAATCATAAGAACTTCATGCTGCAATTTCCAGATTCCACCTTCCGTGTAACGTTCGGAATAAaaatcaagagaagattgccTCTCGAAGGCATGAAAAAAGTACCAATACACTAGCAGTTCCAAATTTCTGTTACGATTCCAGTCACGCCCGGGTGCAGAGACTTATGGAGAACACACTATTTCTATCAGTAAGCTCGGATCCCCGAGGTCGCCCGCGGCGGCACTGCGAGAACTCACCGTAGCCGAGGAGGATGGCGTTAAGCGAGGCAAAGATGGCGCAGGCGTACACGAACCGCTCCTTGCTCCTCCTCTCGgacgccgaggccgaggccttCCGCCCTCGCGCCTCCGGCCCCGCCGTGTCGACCTCCGGCCCGCCGCTCGGATCGAGAACCGCGTACTTGCTCCTGCCATTGGAGGCCGCGCCCGCCATCGCCCCGCCCCCGCGCTGCCGGCGACGCGGTTTTGCTGCTCTCGCGGCGGAATGGCGCCGGGTTTGGGGGTCATGAAAGGCGAATGAGGTGCGACCCCAGCGACCGCGCGAGGAAGGTAGGGGATGCCGACGTGTTCCGCGGTTCCTTCCGCCTCGCCGCTTGCCTGTTACTTTCCtactggaggaggaggtgcgaaaatgtatttttaatttCGTATAGCTCTTTCTCGTGTTAATCCGGAGTACTGAATGTATTTCCACAGCTATCTCTAATCCCCTGCCCTGAGTTGCTTTAGGGCTAGAATTAAATTTGGAGACTGTGTTAGGTTCGGTTTGATATTTTTGTCGGATTTGTCTGGGTCAAAATACTCGGTTTTGACATGGAAAAGTCCTGGGAGAGTGGGAGCTGGACTTGGACCCCGCCCTTGCCGGCAAAAGGGACCGTGGCAATTGGGTTATTCATTTGCGTGTTTAAGTTATGCTGCATTGTGGAGTAATTTAGACGGAGTACAATTGGGTTATTCATTTGCGTGTTTAACCGTTGTCCTGAATCTGATCGTGGGAATATGGGATGAGCTTCCGCAGCCTAAATTCGCCGGGTGGCAGGGCCAGATAGCcgggtgaaaaaaaaatctggtgCGATCAGCAGGATTATCTTGGGATTTACCATTTGGCCACACAGCGGCCCTGAATTTGACGAGTGGCGAGGTCAGACGAGCTCTACTGGTTCTGGTTGAAACCAGATGTCGCTTTCCTGCAAGTTTAAGCAAAGCCAGGTGGTTCGGACCAATCGACCCTCCGGCCGGTACGAGTAGGAACCAACAATCTCAGAAAGTTCCCCGTTACTACATGACAGCAATAGCTGTCCCCTCCTCCATTCCCGTCGTCAGATGCTTCCACGGTTCCACCTACCTGAATCTGCCAAACTCGGCCTTCGACGATACCCAGCAGTTCTTGCTACAGGAACACTCGACAACTCAAGAACTGGCACAATTCCAGCTTTCAGGAGCCAACATAAACGTATTACTTGTCGGGGGACAAACGGCATGTTTCGGAGTTCCTAGGACTCTGCTACAACCTCTAAACGGCCGGAGCATAGCAGGCATAAGCTTTGCGTGCATGGCACCGTATCGCGTATTCGCGTTATGGCCACGCTTCCGTTGCATTCAACATTTCAAACCCCGACATACGCAAAGATGAATTCCATTCCATTCTcctggaggagaagaaagaaacgaATTGCTTGGGAGAAAGAGAGGAGAATTGACGCTGACCGTAGCCGAGGAGGATGGCGTTGAGCGAGGCGAAGAGCGCGCAGGTGAAGACGTACCTCCCGGCCCTCCTGCGGCCGAGGCTCCCCGCCGCGGCCCTGCGGCTCCACTCCGCCtcgtccatctcctcctccagctccggctCCATCCTCCGGTAtttgctgccgctgctgctcctcctcggcgaccTCACCTTCACCGACTCCATTGTCATCATCAATcctctctgctctgctctgtttGTTTTGGTTAGAACTTAGGAGGAAGAAATGGGTATGGTCCTCCTCTTCAGATCTAGCGCAGGAGCTCAAATGAACTCCTGCCTTTTTGCTTGGGTTGGCTAGTTTTGTTATGCTATTAGTAAGACCTTTGCGATTAGTTTTTAGTCTCCCCCACGTTCACGGCAGGGCTTTGGGGGTTTTCTATGCTGCAAGTGGCCAAGGTTGTAGTTCGAATCACTATTAGATTCCGGTCTTCATGTTTAGAAGGATTTAGAAGTTCAGATCCGTTTTGGTTGCGCGTGACCGAGGACTGGTCCTCCGGCTAGTCGTGCAAATGTACCGGGAGGGCAACGACTCTTCTTGTTGATGTATCAGATGGCTTCACGGattaaaaggaaaataaatactGCATGTTTATCAGGTTTTAGACGGTGTTACAAGAGTAGACAACCAAGGGAGCACTGCCAGAATCACATGTCGAAAGTGAACTCAAGATAGAGGATAATCAAGGTTAaaatgtagtactccgtactatcTTTGCGTTCTGTTTGAAGGGTCAACGGGGTTACTTGCTGTACACTGCAGGCGTAGAAGGGAAAGCAGCTACATATTCTGTTTCAAAATCCCTTGTCCTTATGCTTATATGCTCTAGGGTGCTCATAATCATCGTTGATGGACCGGAACTTGAGGATCTTTTGAACGCTCGCGAGATGTTTCACCTCCTT contains:
- the LOC100833341 gene encoding probable polyol transporter 4 isoform X2 produces the protein MAGAASNGRSKYAVLDPSGGPEVDTAGPEARGRKASASASERRSKERFVYACAIFASLNAILLGYDVGVMSGAIIYIQKDLHITEFQQEILVGCLSVISLLGSLSGGRTSDAIGRKWTMGLGAIIFQAGAAIMTFAPSFTVLMIGRLLAGVGIGFGAMISAVYIAEISPAAARGTLTSLPEICINFGILLGYVSNYAFSGLSEHISWRVMLGVGILPSVFIGVALFVIPESPRWLMMEKRVPEARAVLLQISASEAEVEERLAEIEEAANIMKSVKSEDKAVWRELLNPSPAVRRMLYAGCGIQLFQQITGIDATVYYSPTIFRDAGIKSDQELLAATVAVGFTKTIFILVAIFLIDKVGRKPLLYVSTIGMTVCLFVLGIALTLPKHAVGLISPSVGIDLAIFAVCGNVAFFSIGMGPICWVLSSEIFPIRLRAQASALGQVGGRVGSGLVSMSFLSMARAISVAGMFFVFAAISTVSVAFVYFCVPETKGKTLEQIEMMFEVGKESRGGEVELEDTQHLIQDGKKSDSLG
- the LOC100833341 gene encoding probable polyol transporter 4 isoform X1 produces the protein MMTMESVKVRSPRRSSSGSKYRRMEPELEEEMDEAEWSRRAAAGSLGRRRAGRYVFTCALFASLNAILLGYDVGVMSGAIIYIQKDLHITEFQQEILVGCLSVISLLGSLSGGRTSDAIGRKWTMGLGAIIFQAGAAIMTFAPSFTVLMIGRLLAGVGIGFGAMISAVYIAEISPAAARGTLTSLPEICINFGILLGYVSNYAFSGLSEHISWRVMLGVGILPSVFIGVALFVIPESPRWLMMEKRVPEARAVLLQISASEAEVEERLAEIEEAANIMKSVKSEDKAVWRELLNPSPAVRRMLYAGCGIQLFQQITGIDATVYYSPTIFRDAGIKSDQELLAATVAVGFTKTIFILVAIFLIDKVGRKPLLYVSTIGMTVCLFVLGIALTLPKHAVGLISPSVGIDLAIFAVCGNVAFFSIGMGPICWVLSSEIFPIRLRAQASALGQVGGRVGSGLVSMSFLSMARAISVAGMFFVFAAISTVSVAFVYFCVPETKGKTLEQIEMMFEVGKESRGGEVELEDTQHLIQDGKKSDSLG
- the LOC100831105 gene encoding lactosylceramide 4-alpha-galactosyltransferase, with translation MATPPAATLFFSPAMTPAPRKPLLLLSLSLPVLLLLFSLVFLLSHTTFSLLLCPLLPQSPSRSANATTTTSPPSAAATSLDASMDKTLRAFHLSSSPPSPPPLVVVKTTNSKKASTKKRNKSLVKLLLRQTPRTRRFASRAAELFAPQPPARPCARRFFMTWLSPLEQFGSREPLVLETLFRWHPDACVLIASDTMDSPDGATKLSPFADRGFRVAALSPDLAHLLAGTPAEPWLASVRRGEVSPGSVPLGQNLSNLLRLALLYKYGGVYLDADVVVLRPFMELGARNAIGAQAVDAATGEWTRLNNAVMVFDRPGHPLLREFIAEFAATFDGSKWGHNGPYLVSRVVARLRGRMMPWLGVTVLPPRAFYPVDWNRIGGLFVSPKDRKGEKWVKAKVDSIKGKSFGIHLWNRESRGMEVEEGSVIGRLIADSCLFCNSSMQGYLKGKSVS